From Salvelinus namaycush isolate Seneca chromosome 2, SaNama_1.0, whole genome shotgun sequence, one genomic window encodes:
- the LOC120025742 gene encoding voltage-gated hydrogen channel 1-like has translation MSKYLRHFTTVGDDHTAHWHNEGLHEAREEPGPATGQLPHGELTFRGSLKRLYSSDRFQIAVVCLVILDAFFVLGELLIDLSIIKLEHGHVAPRVFHYLSLALLTFFMVELAGKLFAYRLEFFHHKFEVFDGLVVIVSFILDIVYITSKDAFDGMGLLILLRLWRVARIVNGILMSVKSRADREVQKLKESNDHLVQQVNDLQDHNGKMEQENSKLRAILRQHAIEF, from the exons ATGTCCAAGTACCTGAGGCATTTCACCACGGTGGGTGATGACCACACAGCCCATTGGCACAACGAGGGGCTGCATGAGGCTAGAGAGGAGCCGGGACCAGCCACAGGACAGCTGCCCCACGGGGAACTCACCTTCAGAGGCTCTCTGAAGAGACTCTACAGCTCAGACAGATTCCAG aTAGCTGTGGTATGCCTGGTCATCCTGGATGCATTCTTTGTGCTGGGCGAGCTACTGATCGACCTGTCAATCATCAAGTTGGAGCATGGGCACGTTGCCCCTCGG GTCTTCCACTACCTGAGTTTGGCTCTTCTCACCTTCTTCATGGTGGAGCTAGCTGGAAAGCTCTTTGCCTACCGGCTGGAGTTCTTCCATCACAAGTTTGAGGTGTTTGACGGGTTGGTGGTGATTGTGTCCTTCATCCTGGACATTGTGTATATCACCAGTAAAGATGCCTTTGACGGCATGGGCCTCTTGATCCTCCTCAGGCTCTGGAGGGTGGCCAGGATAGTCAACG GAATCCTGATGTCTGTGAAGTCACGGGCCGATCGCGAAGTTCAAAAGCTGAAGGAGAGCAATGATCACCTGGTCCAGCAAGTTAACGACCTACAAGACCACAATGGCAAGATG GAACAAGAGAACAGTAAACTACGAGCTATCCTCCGACAGCATGCCATTGAGTTCTGA